In Methanosarcina siciliae T4/M, one genomic interval encodes:
- a CDS encoding rubrerythrin family protein — MSSKDNLKAAFTGESMANRTYLAFAKKADEEGYPQVAKLFRAAAAAETIHAFNHLQRMGGIGTTMENLKEAVNGETYEFETMYPTFIEEAKAEGDNRALWSFEVANKVERVHARLYEKALEELGNNKEVDYYVCGVCGHTIEGEPEGNCPICGAPASKFEKID; from the coding sequence ATAAGTTCAAAAGATAACCTTAAAGCTGCATTTACCGGCGAATCGATGGCAAACAGAACATACCTTGCTTTTGCGAAGAAAGCAGATGAAGAAGGATACCCCCAGGTAGCCAAACTATTTAGAGCCGCTGCTGCTGCGGAAACCATCCATGCTTTCAACCACCTCCAGCGTATGGGTGGGATTGGAACTACAATGGAAAACCTGAAAGAAGCCGTTAATGGGGAAACATACGAATTTGAGACAATGTACCCCACTTTTATAGAGGAGGCAAAAGCAGAGGGAGACAACAGGGCTCTCTGGAGCTTTGAAGTGGCAAATAAAGTAGAAAGGGTCCATGCCAGACTATACGAAAAAGCCCTGGAAGAACTCGGGAACAATAAAGAGGTCGATTATTACGTCTGTGGGGTCTGCGGACATACCATAGAGGGTGAACCTGAAGGGAACTGTCCGATTTGCGGAGCCCCTGCGTCCAAGTTCGAGAAAATCGACTGA
- a CDS encoding IS1 family transposase (programmed frameshift), with protein sequence MGKRGPKPQFTDVACPNKGCKLYGLTGQGNVTGNGTYISRGEKTRRYRCHACGKAFCNHTGTFYHDLRKDDKTIDLALKMSMKGMSVQAIADVLEVQPASVKRWLSRAAEQCDKVNDTMMKNVDVSKVEMDELWVIIQKNIPPRMKNYEDDGPWMWVSFAPGCRLILDFVIGPRKQYVADKLVELTIKHLPDKIPLFVTDGLNFYKEALLKQFGVLIEFPRTGKRGRPKKPKIVSSEDLRCAQVVKTRKNGVLEKVEKKIIFGEDIEQSEISTTLLERQNLTFRQDNNRVSRKTIGFSKMKEWLEIQMKLYCTYFNFCRGHGGLRYKDERGVECKNTPAREAGITESKWTLKEILTFRCFKTSIG encoded by the exons ATGGGGAAGAGAGGTCCTAAACCACAATTTACTGACGTTGCCTGTCCTAACAAAGGCTGCAAGCTCTACGGCCTTACTGGTCAAGGCAATGTTACTGGAAATGGAACTTACATAAGCCGTGGAGAAAAAACAAGAAGATATCGTTGCCATGCATGTGGCAAAGCATTTTGCAACCATACAGGTACTTTTTATCATGATCTTCGCAAAGATGATAAAACAATTGATTTAGCTTTAAAGATGTCTATGAAAGGAATGAGCGTTCAAGCTATTGCCGATGTTTTAGAGGTACAACCTGCCAGCGTAAAGCGCTGGCTATCCCGTGCAGCTGAACAATGCGATAAAGTAAATGATACTATGATGAAGAACGTAGATGTGTCAAAGGTAGAAATGGATGAACTATGGGTTATAATCCAAAAAAATATTCC CCCACGAATGAAAAATTATGAAGATGATGGGCCCTGGATGTGGGTATCTTTTGCACCAGGTTGCAGGCTAATTCTTGACTTTGTAATAGGTCCAAGAAAGCAGTATGTTGCAGACAAACTGGTTGAGTTAACTATCAAACATCTTCCAGATAAAATCCCTCTTTTTGTCACAGATGGGTTGAACTTTTATAAAGAAGCTCTTTTAAAACAATTTGGAGTTTTGATAGAGTTCCCAAGAACTGGGAAAAGAGGAAGACCAAAGAAACCAAAAATCGTTTCCTCTGAGGATTTAAGGTGTGCACAGGTAGTAAAAACAAGAAAAAATGGAGTACTTGAGAAAGTAGAGAAGAAAATCATTTTTGGAGAAGACATTGAACAAAGCGAAATATCAACAACTTTACTGGAAAGACAAAACCTAACCTTCAGGCAGGATAACAACAGAGTGTCAAGGAAAACAATAGGGTTTTCAAAAATGAAAGAATGGTTAGAAATACAGATGAAGCTCTATTGCACGTATTTTAACTTCTGTAGAGGGCATGGAGGATTAAGATACAAAGATGAAAGAGGGGTTGAATGCAAAAATACACCTGCAAGAGAAGCAGGGATTACAGAGTCAAAGTGGACTTTGAAGGAAATACTGACATTTAGGTGTTTCAAAACATCAATCGGATAA
- a CDS encoding endonuclease Q family protein, whose product MKVNADLHLHSKYSMACSGKMELPTIASEASKKGMELIGTGDCTHPEWLKDIKKAAISDKEIRIGNTFFIPTTEIEDSNRVHHLLILPSVSKAEELAEKIAPFGNLEADGRPTVKLDGCEIAEIAKDLGALIGPCHAFTPWTALYAYHDSLESCYGDMTDYISFLELGLSADSDYADRIEELQRLTFLTNSDAHSPYTNKLAREFTQFNVPDITFEGLRKAILREQGYGPTLNVGFFPEEGKYNRSACIKCFTRYTLPEAEANRWHCPKCGGIIKKGVADRINELADFENPRHPDHRPPYLHLIPLAEIIQMALGHASIQTKGVKTAWKTLVENFGNEVEALIYAEPDALEIVDDRIINAILAFRKGDVIIHPGGGGQYGWLELPETLKAEKPGSAEKSAGEKKKTSKTTKREKGKTGAQISFADLESIKSTETAKTDEENRAGEEAKAPEEEGPEKPAGQRSLFDF is encoded by the coding sequence ATGAAAGTCAATGCAGACCTCCATCTCCACTCGAAGTACTCGATGGCGTGTTCCGGGAAAATGGAACTGCCCACAATCGCGAGTGAAGCTTCAAAAAAAGGGATGGAGCTTATAGGCACAGGGGACTGCACCCATCCGGAATGGCTGAAAGATATTAAAAAAGCAGCCATTTCAGATAAGGAAATCCGGATAGGAAATACATTTTTCATCCCTACCACCGAGATTGAAGACAGCAACCGTGTGCACCACCTCCTGATTTTACCTTCGGTTTCAAAAGCCGAAGAGCTAGCAGAAAAAATTGCTCCTTTCGGGAACCTTGAAGCAGACGGGCGCCCGACAGTTAAGCTGGATGGCTGCGAAATTGCAGAGATCGCAAAAGATCTTGGGGCTCTTATCGGCCCCTGCCATGCTTTTACTCCCTGGACCGCCCTCTACGCCTACCATGACAGCCTGGAAAGTTGTTACGGAGATATGACCGATTATATTTCTTTTCTTGAGCTTGGCCTGAGCGCAGACAGTGATTACGCAGACAGGATTGAAGAACTGCAACGCCTTACCTTCCTCACAAACTCCGATGCCCATTCCCCTTACACCAACAAACTGGCAAGGGAATTTACTCAGTTCAATGTTCCTGACATCACCTTTGAGGGGCTCAGGAAAGCCATCCTCAGGGAACAGGGCTACGGGCCTACCCTGAACGTCGGGTTTTTCCCTGAAGAAGGTAAGTACAACCGGTCCGCATGCATCAAATGCTTTACCCGGTATACGCTTCCGGAAGCCGAAGCAAACCGATGGCACTGCCCGAAATGCGGAGGGATTATTAAAAAAGGAGTAGCTGACCGGATCAACGAACTTGCGGATTTTGAAAACCCCAGGCACCCGGACCACCGTCCCCCGTACCTTCACCTGATCCCTCTTGCAGAGATCATACAGATGGCACTCGGCCATGCAAGCATCCAGACAAAAGGCGTAAAGACTGCCTGGAAAACCCTTGTGGAGAATTTCGGAAACGAGGTTGAAGCCCTGATCTATGCAGAGCCCGATGCCCTGGAAATAGTGGATGACAGAATAATAAACGCAATTCTCGCCTTCAGAAAAGGAGACGTTATAATCCACCCCGGCGGAGGTGGCCAGTACGGCTGGCTTGAACTGCCCGAAACCCTGAAAGCCGAAAAGCCCGGATCTGCAGAAAAGAGTGCCGGGGAAAAGAAAAAGACCTCAAAAACAACAAAAAGAGAGAAAGGAAAAACCGGAGCTCAGATCTCTTTTGCTGACCTTGAAAGCATAAAATCGACAGAAACAGCAAAAACTGATGAAGAAAATCGAGCAGGAGAGGAAGCGAAGGCACCTGAAGAAGAGGGTCCGGAAAAACCTGCAGGACAGAGATCCCTTTTCGATTTTTAA
- a CDS encoding proteasome assembly chaperone family protein codes for MQQSTLVRLKENLELRNPILVVGLPGVGLVGKLVAEHLVDELGAEKIIEVYSPHFPPQVLVNKDCTVRPVSNTIYHGKANETDVLFLVGDHQSTTSQGHYELCSIYLDIAEELNVPRIYTLGGYPTGKLTYEETVLGVANSTELIEEIKQYGVEFRESEPSGGIVGASGLLVAFSGMRDINAACLMGMTPGYLMDPKSAQSLLKVICRIFGIEVNTDSLKKKAEEMESILEKLKEKEEQQNLPEVKPSEEDLRYIG; via the coding sequence ATGCAGCAAAGTACACTTGTCCGCCTGAAAGAAAACCTTGAGCTCAGAAACCCTATACTGGTAGTAGGACTTCCGGGAGTAGGGCTTGTGGGCAAGCTGGTGGCAGAACATCTTGTAGATGAACTTGGAGCTGAGAAGATTATAGAGGTTTATTCCCCGCATTTTCCACCCCAGGTCCTTGTCAATAAAGATTGCACGGTCCGCCCGGTAAGCAACACCATATACCACGGAAAAGCAAACGAAACTGATGTTCTTTTTCTTGTTGGAGACCACCAGAGCACCACCTCACAGGGACATTACGAACTCTGCTCAATTTATCTGGACATTGCAGAGGAACTTAATGTGCCCAGAATATACACCCTCGGAGGCTATCCGACAGGCAAACTGACATATGAAGAAACCGTACTCGGGGTTGCCAACAGCACGGAACTGATCGAAGAGATTAAGCAATACGGGGTCGAGTTCCGGGAATCGGAGCCAAGCGGAGGAATCGTAGGAGCATCTGGCTTGCTTGTAGCTTTTAGCGGGATGAGAGATATAAATGCTGCCTGCCTTATGGGAATGACCCCCGGATACCTGATGGATCCGAAAAGCGCCCAGTCTCTTTTGAAGGTTATCTGCAGGATTTTCGGGATCGAGGTAAACACGGACTCCCTTAAGAAAAAAGCCGAGGAAATGGAAAGTATCCTCGAAAAGCTGAAAGAAAAAGAAGAGCAACAGAACCTTCCGGAAGTCAAACCCTCGGAAGAAGACCTGCGCTACATAGGATAA
- a CDS encoding RNA-protein complex protein Nop10 → MGQKIRKCKNCGRYTLREKCPVCGGVTLPAIPARFSPQDPYGKYRRLANKG, encoded by the coding sequence TTGGGACAAAAGATCCGCAAATGCAAAAATTGCGGCAGGTACACTTTAAGGGAAAAATGTCCGGTTTGCGGGGGAGTAACCTTGCCCGCTATCCCGGCCCGCTTTTCTCCTCAAGACCCTTACGGCAAGTACCGAAGACTGGCAAATAAAGGATAA
- a CDS encoding translation initiation factor IF-2 subunit alpha translates to MGNDNWPEVGEFVVCTVKNVTDFGAYVELEEFGGREGFIHISEIKAGWVKYVRDYVREGQKIVCKVLNVDPSRGHIDLSLKDVNEHQRRAKIQEWKNEQKAAKWLQFVAEETKTDENGQQTLHEKLVEEFGSAYSAFEEAAIEGEKAFKGLKVNKKYLKSITKIAGENIKLPFVDIAGYVDLTCNLPNGIEIIKQALHAADSISDVDGKDIRLEVSYTGAPRYRIKVIAPDYKKAESVLKKSAQTAIDTISKLGGHGTFKRHIESAKA, encoded by the coding sequence ATGGGAAACGATAACTGGCCCGAAGTTGGAGAGTTTGTTGTCTGTACGGTGAAGAATGTCACTGATTTCGGCGCCTACGTCGAGCTTGAGGAGTTCGGAGGCAGGGAAGGATTCATCCACATCTCCGAAATTAAAGCAGGCTGGGTCAAATACGTCAGGGACTACGTCAGGGAAGGGCAGAAGATTGTCTGCAAGGTTCTGAACGTGGACCCTTCCCGCGGCCACATAGACCTGTCATTGAAAGATGTGAACGAGCACCAGCGGCGGGCCAAGATCCAGGAATGGAAGAATGAGCAGAAAGCCGCCAAGTGGCTCCAATTTGTGGCTGAAGAGACAAAGACCGATGAAAACGGCCAGCAAACTCTGCACGAGAAACTTGTAGAAGAGTTCGGAAGCGCATACTCCGCCTTTGAAGAAGCAGCTATCGAAGGGGAAAAAGCATTCAAAGGACTTAAAGTCAACAAAAAATACCTGAAGAGCATAACCAAGATCGCAGGAGAGAATATCAAACTTCCCTTCGTGGATATCGCAGGGTATGTGGATCTGACCTGCAATCTTCCAAACGGCATAGAGATCATAAAACAGGCCCTCCATGCTGCAGATTCCATCAGCGATGTAGATGGAAAAGATATCAGACTCGAAGTAAGTTACACAGGAGCTCCGAGATACAGAATCAAGGTAATAGCTCCTGATTATAAGAAAGCCGAATCAGTCCTTAAAAAATCCGCCCAGACGGCAATAGACACTATTTCCAAACTTGGCGGCCATGGGACTTTCAAACGGCACATCGAATCGGCAAAGGCGTGA
- a CDS encoding 30S ribosomal protein S27e, with translation MVDYTQRPKSRFLRVKCNDCENEQIIFGSASRKITCVVCGRTLAEPTGGKSTITTHILEVLE, from the coding sequence ATGGTAGACTATACCCAGAGACCAAAGAGCAGGTTCCTGCGCGTAAAGTGCAACGACTGCGAAAACGAACAGATCATATTCGGAAGCGCAAGCCGTAAGATTACCTGCGTTGTCTGTGGAAGAACCCTTGCCGAACCAACCGGTGGAAAGTCAACAATTACAACTCACATCCTGGAAGTGCTTGAATAA
- a CDS encoding 50S ribosomal protein L44e — translation MKIPKRFRTYCPFCKTHSEHVVERVKKGQASAMTHIARQKKRQEGIGNSGKFSKVPGGDKPTKRIWLRYRCTVCKKAHQRPCFRAKKFEFKE, via the coding sequence ATGAAGATTCCAAAGAGGTTCAGAACTTACTGCCCGTTCTGTAAAACCCACAGTGAACACGTAGTTGAGAGGGTAAAGAAGGGCCAGGCTTCAGCAATGACTCATATTGCAAGACAGAAGAAGAGACAGGAAGGGATAGGAAACAGCGGAAAGTTCTCCAAGGTGCCCGGTGGCGACAAGCCAACAAAGCGCATCTGGCTCAGGTACCGCTGTACAGTATGTAAGAAAGCCCACCAGAGACCCTGCTTCAGGGCAAAGAAGTTCGAGTTCAAGGAGTAA
- a CDS encoding DNA replication complex subunit Gins51, which produces MDIEEISQILYKEKNQTLKTIPADFYLEAEKYVRELEKEIGKINNPRSPESKMLNDEHERALSDLETIFMKRIGKVITRATIQSNADKPISKDIEKLLPAEKLLYDLVLQGIEAAKTELLGPILYPDSGKTAVWPCIWASRQDPASGHPKEKTGEDRTATTGRKKAGTESGKNNINEEYVVVRILKNLPTFTGADGRNYTVSAEDVVVLPQLNATGLIKRNAAKLIAAGEGGSGERNFAKN; this is translated from the coding sequence ATGGATATCGAAGAAATCAGCCAGATCCTGTATAAGGAAAAAAACCAGACATTGAAAACAATTCCGGCTGATTTTTACCTGGAAGCTGAAAAATATGTCCGGGAGCTTGAAAAAGAGATAGGTAAGATTAATAACCCCCGCTCCCCGGAGTCAAAGATGCTCAACGACGAGCATGAAAGAGCGCTTTCGGACCTAGAGACCATCTTTATGAAAAGGATAGGAAAGGTTATTACCAGGGCAACGATCCAGTCTAATGCTGATAAGCCCATTTCAAAGGATATCGAAAAACTGCTTCCTGCGGAAAAATTGCTGTATGACCTCGTACTTCAGGGCATAGAAGCTGCAAAAACAGAGCTATTAGGACCCATTCTTTACCCTGATTCCGGGAAGACTGCAGTCTGGCCATGTATATGGGCATCAAGGCAGGATCCTGCCTCGGGTCATCCGAAAGAAAAGACAGGAGAGGACAGAACCGCAACTACAGGGAGAAAGAAAGCAGGGACAGAATCGGGCAAAAACAATATAAACGAAGAATATGTTGTTGTCCGAATACTGAAGAACCTGCCCACCTTCACGGGTGCAGACGGACGAAACTATACGGTAAGTGCCGAAGATGTAGTTGTTTTGCCGCAACTGAATGCAACGGGACTGATAAAACGGAATGCAGCAAAACTGATTGCTGCCGGAGAGGGAGGTTCTGGAGAAAGGAATTTCGCAAAGAACTGA
- the priS gene encoding DNA primase catalytic subunit PriS, with translation MDTRTTQFLKSRFQKYYKNAEIGLPDHLPNREWAFIFYDDMPEKMMHRHKSFGSPGEALDYLYGMAPAHVYNSTAYYEYPDAKKMNEKNWLGAELIFDLDADHLPNAPRNYADMLELVKKETLKLLDFLTDDFGFSEQEVQLVFSGGRGYHFHITSPKVLTLGSSERREIVNYVSGRDLEFKYFFREVAMDGDFGTGSKTFKGMKNVPRKCTLVGYDSGWGKRIALYLTDYIKSESEKKYKKDMFPELRRHDKVGNTTIKKLINIANSETGLKDILEKGRLDFDVRNFKEIAAYFMQESAEDFLHRFGASVDEPVTADIKRLIRVPGSLHGGSGMLVKKLALSEMEEFDPLNDAVVFGERPVKITALKPFSVQLKGKDLRIEEGIQEVPEYAAVYLICRGVAEYGYRRNQPDPV, from the coding sequence ATGGACACACGAACCACCCAGTTTTTGAAATCCCGCTTCCAGAAATATTATAAAAACGCAGAGATAGGGCTTCCTGACCACCTGCCTAACCGGGAATGGGCGTTTATCTTCTACGATGATATGCCGGAAAAGATGATGCATCGGCACAAGTCTTTCGGCTCGCCTGGAGAGGCCCTGGACTACCTGTACGGCATGGCCCCTGCACATGTATACAATTCTACGGCGTATTACGAATATCCAGACGCAAAGAAGATGAACGAGAAAAACTGGCTCGGAGCCGAGCTTATTTTTGACCTGGATGCAGACCACCTGCCCAATGCCCCGAGAAACTATGCGGATATGCTTGAGCTCGTGAAGAAGGAGACCCTCAAGCTTCTGGACTTTCTTACGGATGATTTCGGGTTTTCCGAACAGGAAGTACAGCTTGTGTTTTCCGGAGGGAGGGGGTACCACTTCCACATTACGAGCCCGAAAGTCCTGACGCTCGGAAGTTCCGAGAGGAGGGAGATCGTAAATTACGTGAGCGGAAGGGACCTGGAGTTCAAGTACTTTTTCAGGGAGGTTGCAATGGACGGGGACTTCGGAACGGGGTCAAAGACGTTTAAAGGCATGAAGAACGTACCCAGGAAGTGCACACTTGTAGGGTACGACTCCGGATGGGGGAAGAGGATTGCGCTTTATCTTACGGATTACATTAAAAGTGAAAGTGAAAAAAAGTACAAAAAAGATATGTTCCCCGAACTCCGCAGGCATGATAAAGTAGGTAATACCACAATAAAAAAGCTGATCAATATTGCAAACAGCGAAACCGGCTTAAAGGACATTCTGGAAAAAGGAAGGCTGGACTTCGACGTCAGAAACTTTAAGGAAATTGCTGCATACTTTATGCAGGAATCGGCCGAGGATTTTCTGCACAGGTTCGGGGCCAGCGTTGACGAGCCGGTGACAGCCGATATCAAAAGGCTTATCCGTGTGCCCGGGTCCCTGCATGGTGGGTCCGGGATGCTGGTAAAGAAGCTTGCTTTATCCGAGATGGAAGAATTTGACCCTCTTAATGATGCGGTTGTTTTTGGGGAAAGGCCGGTAAAAATAACTGCTTTAAAACCTTTCTCAGTACAGCTGAAGGGCAAGGATTTAAGAATAGAGGAAGGCATACAGGAAGTTCCGGAGTATGCAGCCGTATATCTGATATGTAGAGGTGTTGCAGAATATGGATATCGAAGAAATCAGCCAGATCCTGTATAA
- a CDS encoding formylglycine-generating enzyme family protein, with amino-acid sequence MGSRISLKNHINTVLSHLKREEIEDSYVVTDSHVVENSYLIEDSYAVVKSGNSITPETSVSSSTGMEFVLVLPGEFYMGSPSEEQGRSDSESPAHKVTIKTSFYMGKFQVTQKQWKNIMGNSPSHFRGEALPVEMVSWNDVQEFVEKLNAAENTYKYRLPSEAEWEYASRAGTQTRYSFGDDESKLKEYAWYVKNSGRKTHPIGRKQSNPWGLYDMHGNVWEWVQDNWHENYNDSPSDGKAWEDLDNSLRVSRGGSWYCIAESCRSAGRFGREHDSHFANLGFRLVKEL; translated from the coding sequence ATGGGAAGTAGAATTAGCCTTAAAAATCACATCAATACAGTTCTAAGTCATTTGAAAAGGGAAGAAATTGAAGACTCATATGTTGTTACAGACTCGCATGTTGTTGAAAATTCGTATCTTATTGAAGACTCTTATGCTGTGGTAAAGTCTGGCAACTCTATCACTCCTGAAACCTCTGTTAGCTCCTCTACAGGTATGGAATTTGTCCTGGTCCTGCCCGGGGAATTTTATATGGGTTCTCCTTCTGAAGAGCAGGGAAGGTCCGATTCCGAATCTCCGGCCCATAAAGTAACAATTAAAACCTCCTTTTACATGGGCAAATTTCAGGTCACGCAAAAACAATGGAAAAATATAATGGGAAATTCCCCTTCCCACTTCAGGGGGGAAGCCCTGCCTGTTGAGATGGTTTCCTGGAATGATGTTCAGGAATTTGTTGAAAAACTGAATGCAGCAGAAAACACCTATAAATACCGTTTACCTTCCGAAGCCGAATGGGAATACGCTTCCCGAGCCGGTACACAAACCAGGTATTCCTTTGGGGACGACGAATCAAAGCTTAAAGAGTATGCATGGTACGTTAAAAACTCAGGTCGTAAAACTCATCCTATTGGCAGGAAGCAGTCAAATCCCTGGGGGCTTTACGATATGCATGGGAATGTCTGGGAATGGGTTCAGGATAACTGGCACGAAAACTACAACGATTCTCCTTCCGACGGAAAAGCATGGGAAGACCTGGACAATTCTCTCCGGGTCTCTCGTGGGGGGAGCTGGTACTGCATTGCTGAATCCTGCCGGTCAGCGGGCCGTTTCGGACGTGAGCATGATAGCCATTTCGCCAACCTGGGCTTTCGACTTGTGAAGGAACTGTAA
- the rqcH gene encoding ribosome rescue protein RqcH, with amino-acid sequence MKQDMSSADVAAVVAELSAGPRSIIDAKIGKIYQPASEEIRINLYVFHQGRDNLVIEAGKRLHMTKYVRASPTIPQAFPMLLRKYLMGGRIVSVEQHDFDRIIKIGIERAGVRSTLIVELFARGNVLIVDSENKIILPMNPVTLKDRRLRSGEIYELPEAQMSPVEAKVSDLMEAFSKSTADIVRTIATRFNLGGVLAEEACSRAGVDKSKPAKGATVEDAEKLRGALQDLFSPLFTGRVAGEVEGEAVAPKLRPQHVKKEINGKIETFDVVPFDLKRYSEFEKEYFDSFNSALDEFFGKKALEQVAEVKAAEKKEKTLGVFERRLLQQEGSLEKFGKEIEKNNTLAEIVYANYQLIEELFSVLNGARAKGYSWDEIRSILKQAKKTVPAAQKITNIDQKTGTVTVELDSRSVNLDIRKTVPQNAQEYYEKVKKFSKKRDGALKAIEETKKSMEKKTASKVAKAGRKMQASRKKHWYDRFRWFVSSDGFLVVGGRDADTNEEIFKKYMEKRDIVFHTQTPGAPLTVVKTGGEEVPESTLLEVARFAVSYSSLWKSGQFSGDCYWIKAEQVTKTPESGEYLKKGAFVIRGERNYFKDIPLGVAVGLELKGETRVIGGPASAVRKHGDYILEIVPGKFNQNDISKKIYRTYADELGDPRFVKQIASPDQIAMMIPAGESDLRNQKPAREGQGIESEGEECGISGSEPEFEGSEEEAEAEFGEEAGEGEDLKIEMGARGEIEAEIEIHGVKKV; translated from the coding sequence ATGAAACAGGATATGTCAAGTGCAGACGTTGCTGCGGTTGTTGCCGAACTGTCAGCGGGTCCAAGGTCCATTATTGATGCGAAGATAGGGAAGATCTACCAGCCTGCGAGCGAGGAGATCCGCATCAACCTTTACGTTTTTCACCAGGGAAGGGACAACCTGGTAATCGAGGCAGGAAAACGCCTCCATATGACAAAATACGTTCGGGCAAGCCCCACTATTCCTCAGGCTTTTCCCATGCTTCTGCGAAAATACCTGATGGGGGGCAGGATCGTATCTGTCGAGCAGCACGACTTCGACAGGATCATAAAGATAGGGATTGAAAGGGCCGGAGTCAGAAGCACTCTTATTGTAGAACTGTTTGCGCGAGGCAATGTCCTGATAGTGGATTCGGAAAACAAAATCATCCTGCCCATGAATCCCGTGACCCTCAAGGACCGAAGGTTGAGGAGCGGGGAGATTTACGAGCTTCCGGAGGCACAGATGAGCCCGGTGGAGGCTAAGGTTTCGGACCTCATGGAGGCGTTTTCGAAATCGACGGCTGATATTGTCCGGACCATTGCCACAAGGTTCAACCTTGGAGGAGTCCTGGCAGAAGAAGCCTGTTCACGTGCAGGTGTCGATAAGTCCAAACCTGCAAAAGGAGCCACTGTAGAGGATGCTGAAAAGCTCCGGGGTGCGCTGCAAGACCTCTTTTCTCCTCTCTTTACGGGCAGGGTTGCAGGTGAGGTAGAGGGTGAAGCGGTAGCTCCGAAACTCAGGCCCCAGCATGTGAAAAAAGAAATCAACGGGAAAATAGAGACCTTCGATGTGGTTCCTTTTGACCTTAAACGTTATTCCGAATTCGAAAAAGAATATTTTGATTCCTTTAATTCGGCACTTGATGAGTTTTTCGGGAAAAAGGCGCTGGAACAGGTCGCCGAAGTAAAAGCGGCTGAAAAAAAGGAAAAAACCCTGGGCGTTTTCGAGCGCCGCCTGCTCCAGCAGGAAGGGAGCCTTGAAAAGTTCGGAAAAGAAATTGAGAAAAATAACACACTTGCAGAGATTGTCTATGCCAATTACCAGCTTATCGAAGAGCTTTTTTCCGTACTCAACGGGGCAAGGGCAAAGGGATATTCCTGGGATGAAATCCGTTCCATCCTGAAGCAGGCGAAAAAGACCGTGCCTGCTGCGCAAAAGATTACAAACATCGACCAGAAGACCGGGACTGTAACCGTTGAGCTTGACAGCAGGAGCGTCAACCTTGATATCCGGAAGACTGTGCCCCAGAACGCTCAGGAATATTATGAGAAGGTGAAGAAATTCTCCAAAAAGAGGGACGGGGCTCTCAAAGCCATCGAAGAAACGAAGAAATCAATGGAGAAAAAGACTGCGTCAAAGGTTGCAAAGGCAGGGCGAAAGATGCAGGCTTCCCGGAAAAAGCACTGGTACGATCGGTTCAGGTGGTTTGTGTCCTCGGATGGATTCCTGGTTGTAGGGGGAAGGGATGCCGACACCAATGAGGAAATTTTCAAAAAATACATGGAAAAAAGAGATATAGTCTTTCATACCCAAACTCCGGGGGCTCCTCTTACAGTTGTAAAGACCGGAGGCGAGGAGGTACCGGAATCTACTCTTCTGGAAGTTGCCCGGTTTGCAGTTTCTTATTCGAGCCTCTGGAAATCCGGACAGTTCAGCGGAGATTGCTACTGGATTAAAGCCGAGCAGGTTACAAAGACTCCGGAATCGGGAGAGTACCTGAAAAAGGGAGCATTTGTTATCCGAGGAGAGCGCAATTACTTCAAAGATATCCCTCTCGGAGTTGCAGTCGGGCTTGAGCTGAAGGGAGAGACCAGGGTTATAGGTGGTCCTGCTTCTGCAGTCAGGAAGCATGGGGACTACATCCTTGAAATTGTTCCGGGCAAATTCAACCAGAATGATATCTCAAAGAAAATCTACAGGACTTATGCTGACGAACTCGGTGACCCGCGCTTTGTAAAGCAGATTGCATCTCCTGACCAGATTGCTATGATGATTCCTGCCGGGGAGTCAGACCTCAGGAACCAGAAACCCGCACGGGAAGGCCAGGGAATCGAGTCCGAAGGAGAAGAATGCGGGATTTCCGGATCGGAACCCGAATTTGAAGGGAGTGAAGAAGAAGCTGAAGCGGAATTCGGAGAAGAAGCCGGCGAGGGGGAAGATTTGAAAATTGAAATGGGAGCCAGAGGGGAAATTGAAGCGGAAATTGAAATTCATGGGGTGAAAAAGGTATGA